The Streptomyces sp. R28 region TGCCGGGTTCGACGATCACGACGGCCTGGGCGGCGGACGCGACGGTGTCGAGGAGGGCGGTGCGGTCGGGGGCGGTGAGCTCGTTGAGGACGTAGGAGACGGTGACGAGGTCGGTGGGGCCGAGGGTGAGCGCCGAGCCGATCCGGGTGCGCTGCCAGTGGACGTCCCGCAGTGCCGGGTTGGCGGCGGCGATCTCCCGGCCGATGGCGAGGGCGGGTTCGGCCCAGTCGAGCACGGTGACGCCCCGCTCGCCGGGCCAGGTCGCGGTGACGGCCCAGGTCGCGGCGCCGGTCCCGCCGCCGACGTCGGTGTGGCTGGTGGGGGTCCAGGCCGGTACGGCCGCCGCGAACGCCTCCAGCGCCGAGTGCACCGCCTCGAAGGTGGCGGGCATCCGGTAGGCGGCGTAGGCGGCCACGTCGGCGCGGTCGCGGAGGATCGGGGAGTCGGTGGGGGTGGCGCCCCGGTAGCTGGCGATCAGCCGTTCGACGGCCTGGGCGGCCTGGCGGGGCGGGAGGCCGTCGAGGAGGGTGGCGAGACTGCTGCGAAGGGCGTCTGCCGGGGATACGGGGGCGTTCACCCGGCGATTCTACGAGGGTGCGCCGCGTCGGGTGGGCCCCGGCTTTTCTCGCCCCCGCCGCCCCTACCCTTCCCCGATGGGACGGTGGTGCGCTACAGCTCCCGGACCGCCCGTGCCACCCTCGTCCCCGCCCGCGCCCTCGGCCCGCTGTCCGGCGTCCGCCTGCGCGGGTGCACCGTGTTCGCCAGCAGCACCACGAACGTGTCCGTCACCGGATCCAGCACCAGCGACGTCCCGGTGAACCCGGTGTGCCCCGCCGCCCCCCGCCCCGCCAGCTCCCCCATGAACCACGGCTGGTCGATCGCGAAGCCCAGCCCCGGCGGGGTCAGGAGCAGCTCCACGAAATCGGGGCCGAGGATGCGGGCGGGGCCGTAGGCGCCGCCGGAGAGCAGGGCGCGGCAGAAGACCGCGAGGTCGTGGCCCGTCGAGAAGAGGCCCGCGTGACCGGCGACGCCGCCGAGCGCCCACGCGTTCTCGTCGTGGACGGCGCCCCGCAGCATCCCCCGGTCCGCCTTGGCCCAGGGACGGCGCTGGTCCTCGGTCGCCGCCGCGCCGAGGCACGGGCCGAAGTGGGTCGCCGTCATGCCCAGGGGGCGCGTGATGCCGTCGTGGACGAGGACGTCGAGCGTGCGGCTGGTGATGCGTTCGAGGGTGTGCTGGAGCAGGAGGAGGTTCAGGTCCGAGTAGCAGTACGTGCCGGGCACCCCGACCGGAACTTCCGCCCGCAGCCTCTCCAGCCGCTCGGCGTCGTCGGCACAGGCGTACAGCGGGAGCTCGGGCCGCAGCCCCGAGGTGTGGGTGAGCAGCTGACGCACCGTGACGTCGTGCCGGGCGGCCCCGCGGAAGTCCGGCAGGTACGCCCCGACCCGCGCGTCGATGCCGAGCGTGCCGCGCTCGATCTGCTGTACGGCGGCGACGGCGGTGAAGAGTTTGGTGAGGGAGGCCAGGTCGAAGGGGGTGTCCGTGGTCATCGGGACCTGTGCCTCGGGCGGCAGTTCCACCCCGGCGTCCTTCTCCTCGTCGTAGGAGGCGTACCGCACCGCCCAGCCCGCCGCCTCCTCGACGGCGACGTACGGCCCCCGCCCGACGACCAGCACGGCGCCGGCTGCCCAGGGGCGTGGGCCGGTGGTGAGGTCGTGGACCTCGTGGACGAGGTGACGGATCTCCTCGGGGTCGAGTCCGGCCCTTTCCGGCGTGTCCCCGCGCAGTCTCGGCGCGCTCAGTTCTCTGCCCCCTCCGTATCCGTACGTCTGTTCCAGGGACGGCACATTCCCATGAAGCAGGCCAGCGCCACCAGTGCTGCGGCCAGTTGGACGACCGCCATCGGGACGGCGGTGTCCTCCCCCGCGATGCCCACGAGGGGCGAGGCGATCGCGCCGATGAGGAAGGAGGACGTACCGAGGAGCGCGGAGGCGGACCCGGCGGCGTTCTTGGTGCGCAGGAGGGCAAGGGCCTGGGTGTTGGGGAGGGTGACGCCCATCGCCGACATCAGGACGAACAGCGCGGCGGCCACGGGGGCCAGTCCGACCTCACCGAAGACGCCGAGCGACATCAGCAGCAGCGCGGTCGCCGCCAGGATGACGACCGACAGGCCCACCCCCAGCACCCGGTCCAGGCTGACCCGCCCGACCAGCACCTTGCCGTTGATCTGGCCGACGATCACGAGCCCGACCGAGTTGAGCCCGAACAGCAGGCTGAAGGTCTGCGGCGAGGCCCCGTAGATCTCCTGGATCACGAACGGCGACGCCGATATGTACGCGAACAGCGCCGCGAAGGCGAACCCGCCGGCCAGCGTGTACCCGGCGAACGCCCCGTCGGCGAGCAGACCGCGCATGGCGCGCAGGGCCTCGCCGACCCCGCCGCTGTGCCGGTCCTCGGGCGGCAGTGTCTCGGGCAGCTTGCGCCAGACGACCCCGGCTAGCAGCACCCCGACCGCCGTGAGCACGACGAACACGCCCCGCCAGTCCGTCACCCGCAGGATCTGGCCGCCGATGAGCGGCGCCACGATCGGGGCGACCCCCGAGATCAGCATGAGGGTCGAGAAGAAGCGGGCCATGGCCACGCCGTCGTAGAGGTCGCGTACGACCGCCCGTGCGATCACTATCGCCGCCGCGCCCGCGAGGCCCTGTGCCAGCCGGAAGGCGACCAGGAACTCGACGCTGGGCGCGAGCGCGCAGAGCACGGTGGCGACGACGTACACGGCCAGGCCTGCCAGCAGCGGGCGCCTGCGGCCCCATCGGTCGCTCATCGGGCCGACCACCAGCTGCCCGAGCGCCATGCCGGCCAGACAGGCGGTGAGCGTGAGCTGGACGGTCGCGGCGGGCGCGTGCAGGGAGCGGGTGACCTCCGGGAGCGCGGGGAGGTACATGTCCATCGCCAGCGGGGGCGTGGCGGTCAGGCCGCCGAGGACGAGGGTGACGAGGAGGCCGGTGCGGCGCAGGGAGCGGGGAGGAGTGGGCGGCTGCTCCGCTGCCTTCCGTGCGCTCGGTATGGCCGGCTGCGGCACGTCCTGTGCCTGCCCCCCACGGTCGCCCATGCGCCCCTCCCTCTCCGAGTGATCCGCCCTCTATGCTCTCAGCTCGTACAGAGTGCCTGGCGTCACATGAGCGAGGGGCGGGGCCGCCATGGCGGAACAGAGCGTGCGGTGGGGGATCCTGGCGACCGGCGGGATCGCGGCCGCGTTCACGGCGGACCTGGTCGACCTGCCGGACGCGGAGGTCGTGGCCGTGGCCTCGCGGAGCCAGGCCTCGGCGGACGCGTTCGCCGAGCGCTTCGGGATACCGCGGGCGTACGGCGACTGGGACGCGCTCGCCCAGGACGGCGACATCGATGTCGTGTACGTCGCCACCCCGCACTCCGCGCACCGCGCCGCCACCGGGCTGTGCCTGGAGGCGGGGCACAACGTGCTGTGCGAGAAGGCGTTCACGCTGAACGCGCGTGAGGCCGAGGAACTGGTCGCGCTGGCGAAGGCGCGCGGGAGCTTCCTGATGGAAGCGATGTGGATGTACTGCAACCCCCTGATCCGGCGACTGAAAACGATGGTGGACGACGGCGCGGTCGGTGAAGTGCGCCATGTCCAGGCCGACTTCGGGCTGGCCGGACCCTTCCCGCCCGCGCACCGGCTGCGCGACCCGGCCCAGGGCGGGGGCGCCCTGCTGGACCTCGGCGTCTACCCGGTCTCCTTCGCCCAGCTGCTGCTGGGGGAGCCGTCGGACGTCACGGCGCGCGCGACGCTGTCCGCGGAGGGCGTCGATCTGCAGACGGGAGCCCTGCTCTCCTGGGACAGCGGCGCCCTCGGCTCCCTGCACTGCTCCATCGTCGGCGGTACGGCGACCTCCGCGTCGGTCACCGGCTCGGGCGGCCGTATCGACGTGCCGAGCGGCTTCTTCTTCCCGGACCGCTTCGTGCTGCACCGCGACGGCCGTGACCCTCAGGAGTTCACGGCCGACCCGGCGGACGGACCCCGGAGCAGCCTGCGGCACGAGGCCGCCGAGGTGATGCGGGCCCTGCGCGCCGGCGAGACCCAGTCGCCGCTGGTCCCGCTCGACGGCACGCTCGCCGTGATGCGGACGCTCGACGCGGTCCGCGACCGCATCGGCGTCCGCTACCCGGGCGAGGCGCCCGCCGAGGATTCCGGCGAGGACCTCGCGCCCGAGCTCACACCTGCGTGAGCCCCGGCTCCCCGACCTCCGTGACGAAGGACGCGGCCGTCGTGACCGGCGCCCCGGGCGTGGTCACGTACGGCACCGTCTTGAAGTCGGCCCGCGCCTGCTGCTCCCCCAGCGCGACGGTCACGTAGCCGCGCCGTCCGTTGTAGAACCTCATGTGCGGGTTGGCCTTCATGTACGCGTCCCAGTTGGCGGGCTTGTCGACGCCGTCCCGGCCGCTCGCGATCGACGTGGCCACGATCTCCGTGCCGAGCGTGGCGGAGTCGGGGTCGTCGAAGTCGTCCTTGATGTCGAAGCCGTACCCGACGTGGACGTCGCCGGTGAGCACCATCAGGTTCTCGATCCCGGCGGTCTTCGCCCCGTCCAGTACCCGGCGGCGGGAGGCCCGGTAGCCGTCCCAGGCGTCCATCGACACCCGTGACGGGGCGGTGAGGTCGAACTTCCGCTGGGAGAACGTGACCTGCTGCGGTACGACGTTCCACAGCGCCTTCGACGAGCGCCATCCGTCCAGCAGCCACCGCTCCTGCGTCGCACCGGTCATCGTGCGCGCCGGGTCGTCGACCTCCGGGCCGGGGATCTGGGAGCCGTCGCCGTACGCCTGGTTGGAGCGGTACTGCCGGGTGTCCAGCACGTCGAACTGGGCGAGCCGGCCCCACTGCAGACGCCGGTAGAGCTGCATGTCGGGGCCGGTGGGCTGCTGCGGGCTGCGCAGCGGCTGGTTCTCCCAGTAGGCGCGGTAGGCGGCGGCCCGGCGCAGCAGGAACTCCTGAGGCGGGACGCTGTTCTCGGGGGTGTCGCCGGCGTAGTTGTTCTCGGTCTCGTGGTCGTCCCAGGTGACGACGAAGGGGTGCGCGGCGTGCGCGGCCCTGAGGTCGGGGTCGGACTTGAAGAGGGCGTAGCGCAGGCGGTAGTCCTCCAGGGTCACCGTCTCGTGGTTGAAGTGGGCGGGGAGCGTGCGGTCGGTGTAGTTGCGGTAGCCGCCGACGGAGTTGACCGCGTACTCGTACAGGTAGTCGCCCAGGTGGAGGACGACGTCCACGTCGTCCTGCGCGAGATGGCGGTACGGCGTGAAGTAGCCGTCGGCGTACGCCTGGCAGGAGACGGCCGCGAAGGTCAGCGAGCTTGCCGCGCCGGTCGGCTCGGGCGCGGTGCGGGTACGGCCCGTCTCGCTGATCCAGGTGCCGGTGCGGAAGCGGTAGTAGTACACGCGGTCCGCGTCGAGCCGGCTGACCTGGACGTGGACCGTGTGGTGGAACTCGGGGTGCGCGAAGGCGGTGCCGCGTCTGGCGATCCGGCTGAACCGCTCGTCGTGCGCCAGCTCCCAGTGCACGGTGACCCGTTCGGCGGGCAGTCCGCCGTCGGGCTGGTACGGGGCGGGGGCCAGGCGGGTCCACAGCAGGACCGAGCCGGGCCGCGGGTCGCCGGAGGCGACGCCGAGGGTGAAGGGGTCGTCGTCGATGCGGCGGGCGTCGAGCTCGGCGGCGCTCGCCGTGCCCGCGGCCGGCAGATTCACGGCGAAGGCGAGCGCGGCGGCCGCGCCGGTGACGGTCAGGAAGCTGCGGCGGCCGATGTGGCGGGCGGCCGCGCGTAGTTCGGGGGCGTGCTGGGGCGCGTGTCTGGTGATGGTCATCCGGTCCTCCCCTGCCTGATGGATGCATGAGGCATTGGAGTGGCCGGGGACGACACACGCTTGGCGCGTACACAACACCCGGATGGCGGATGGATGAGTTCCGTATGGCGGACACTCCCGTACGCTGCGGCCCCATGAACGACAGGCAGACGGAGACGAGGACGGACGCGAGGATCGCCGTGGTGACCGGCGCGGGCTCCGGCATCGGTCGCGCGGTCGCGGTGGAGCTGCTGCGCGCGGGCTGGTCGGTGGCGCTCGCCGGGCGGCGCGTCGAGACGCTGGAGGAGACGGCGGGGCTGGTGCCCGGCGGTACCGCGCTCGCCGTACGGACGGACGTGTCACGGCAGGAGGACGTGACCGCGCTGTTCGCCGGCGCCGTGCAGCGGTTCGGGCGGGTGGATCTGTTGTTCAACAACGCGGGGACGTTCGGGCCGGGCGGGGTGCCGGTCGAGGAGCTGTCGTACGACGCCTGGCGGCATGTGGTGGACACCAACCTCAACGGGGCGTTCCTGTGCGCGCAGGCGGCGTACCGGCAGATGAAGGAGCAGGACCCGCAGGGCGGCCGGATCATCAACAACGGGTCCATCTCGGCGCACACGCCCCGCCCGCACTCCGTCGCCTACACGGCCACCAAGCACGCGCTGACCGGCCTGACCAAGTCGCTGTCGCTGGACGGGCGGCCGTACGGCATCGCCGTCGGCCAGATCGACATCGGCAACGCGGCGACCGACATGACCGCGCGTATGCAGACGGGCGCCCTGCAGGCCGACGGCTCGGTGGTGCCCGAGCCCGTGATGGACGTGGCCGACGTGGCGCGGACCGTGCGGCACATGGCGGAGCTGCCCTTGGAGGCG contains the following coding sequences:
- a CDS encoding small ribosomal subunit Rsm22 family protein; the encoded protein is MNAPVSPADALRSSLATLLDGLPPRQAAQAVERLIASYRGATPTDSPILRDRADVAAYAAYRMPATFEAVHSALEAFAAAVPAWTPTSHTDVGGGTGAATWAVTATWPGERGVTVLDWAEPALAIGREIAAANPALRDVHWQRTRIGSALTLGPTDLVTVSYVLNELTAPDRTALLDTVASAAQAVVIVEPGTPDGYTRVIEARDRLIAAGFHIAAPCPHSAACPIVPGTDWCHFSARVSRSSLHRQIKGGSLAYEDEKFSYVAATRLPVTPAPARVVRKPQIRKGQVLLDLCETDPSLRRTTVTKRHGDLYKAARDADWGDAWPPESD
- a CDS encoding serine hydrolase domain-containing protein, whose protein sequence is MPSLEQTYGYGGGRELSAPRLRGDTPERAGLDPEEIRHLVHEVHDLTTGPRPWAAGAVLVVGRGPYVAVEEAAGWAVRYASYDEEKDAGVELPPEAQVPMTTDTPFDLASLTKLFTAVAAVQQIERGTLGIDARVGAYLPDFRGAARHDVTVRQLLTHTSGLRPELPLYACADDAERLERLRAEVPVGVPGTYCYSDLNLLLLQHTLERITSRTLDVLVHDGITRPLGMTATHFGPCLGAAATEDQRRPWAKADRGMLRGAVHDENAWALGGVAGHAGLFSTGHDLAVFCRALLSGGAYGPARILGPDFVELLLTPPGLGFAIDQPWFMGELAGRGAAGHTGFTGTSLVLDPVTDTFVVLLANTVHPRRRTPDSGPRARAGTRVARAVREL
- a CDS encoding multidrug effflux MFS transporter, yielding MGDRGGQAQDVPQPAIPSARKAAEQPPTPPRSLRRTGLLVTLVLGGLTATPPLAMDMYLPALPEVTRSLHAPAATVQLTLTACLAGMALGQLVVGPMSDRWGRRRPLLAGLAVYVVATVLCALAPSVEFLVAFRLAQGLAGAAAIVIARAVVRDLYDGVAMARFFSTLMLISGVAPIVAPLIGGQILRVTDWRGVFVVLTAVGVLLAGVVWRKLPETLPPEDRHSGGVGEALRAMRGLLADGAFAGYTLAGGFAFAALFAYISASPFVIQEIYGASPQTFSLLFGLNSVGLVIVGQINGKVLVGRVSLDRVLGVGLSVVILAATALLLMSLGVFGEVGLAPVAAALFVLMSAMGVTLPNTQALALLRTKNAAGSASALLGTSSFLIGAIASPLVGIAGEDTAVPMAVVQLAAALVALACFMGMCRPWNRRTDTEGAEN
- a CDS encoding Gfo/Idh/MocA family protein yields the protein MAEQSVRWGILATGGIAAAFTADLVDLPDAEVVAVASRSQASADAFAERFGIPRAYGDWDALAQDGDIDVVYVATPHSAHRAATGLCLEAGHNVLCEKAFTLNAREAEELVALAKARGSFLMEAMWMYCNPLIRRLKTMVDDGAVGEVRHVQADFGLAGPFPPAHRLRDPAQGGGALLDLGVYPVSFAQLLLGEPSDVTARATLSAEGVDLQTGALLSWDSGALGSLHCSIVGGTATSASVTGSGGRIDVPSGFFFPDRFVLHRDGRDPQEFTADPADGPRSSLRHEAAEVMRALRAGETQSPLVPLDGTLAVMRTLDAVRDRIGVRYPGEAPAEDSGEDLAPELTPA
- a CDS encoding alkaline phosphatase; amino-acid sequence: MTITRHAPQHAPELRAAARHIGRRSFLTVTGAAAALAFAVNLPAAGTASAAELDARRIDDDPFTLGVASGDPRPGSVLLWTRLAPAPYQPDGGLPAERVTVHWELAHDERFSRIARRGTAFAHPEFHHTVHVQVSRLDADRVYYYRFRTGTWISETGRTRTAPEPTGAASSLTFAAVSCQAYADGYFTPYRHLAQDDVDVVLHLGDYLYEYAVNSVGGYRNYTDRTLPAHFNHETVTLEDYRLRYALFKSDPDLRAAHAAHPFVVTWDDHETENNYAGDTPENSVPPQEFLLRRAAAYRAYWENQPLRSPQQPTGPDMQLYRRLQWGRLAQFDVLDTRQYRSNQAYGDGSQIPGPEVDDPARTMTGATQERWLLDGWRSSKALWNVVPQQVTFSQRKFDLTAPSRVSMDAWDGYRASRRRVLDGAKTAGIENLMVLTGDVHVGYGFDIKDDFDDPDSATLGTEIVATSIASGRDGVDKPANWDAYMKANPHMRFYNGRRGYVTVALGEQQARADFKTVPYVTTPGAPVTTAASFVTEVGEPGLTQV
- a CDS encoding SDR family oxidoreductase, with product MNDRQTETRTDARIAVVTGAGSGIGRAVAVELLRAGWSVALAGRRVETLEETAGLVPGGTALAVRTDVSRQEDVTALFAGAVQRFGRVDLLFNNAGTFGPGGVPVEELSYDAWRHVVDTNLNGAFLCAQAAYRQMKEQDPQGGRIINNGSISAHTPRPHSVAYTATKHALTGLTKSLSLDGRPYGIAVGQIDIGNAATDMTARMQTGALQADGSVVPEPVMDVADVARTVRHMAELPLEANVQFATVLATAMPYVGRG